From Diceros bicornis minor isolate mBicDic1 chromosome 17, mDicBic1.mat.cur, whole genome shotgun sequence, the proteins below share one genomic window:
- the SCAF11 gene encoding protein SCAF11 isoform X4, producing MWEIRSMKIWKTLASCPVDRKPFQAVFKFSALEGYVKVQVKRQLRETKEKKNESSFKKQLSCHENSKSCMRKKVIREDLLSAKLYDLKMIHRNAKYSEIGGKKNATIKIDKPRRSNQCTSQCFRNFFSNMFSSSSHTGESSFTCRAYCTEFIEVNEISALIRQKRQELELSWFPDTLPGIGRIDFLPWNIETEVLPLISSMLPRAIFPTSTISSENFGTSCKGYALAHTQEGEEKKQTSGASNTRGSRRKPAATTPTRRSTRNTRAETVSQSQRSPVSDNSGCDIPDNSNPSVSVSSSAESEKQTRQAPKRKSIRRGRKPPLLKKKLRSSVPPPEKSSSSDSIDEETAESDTPPVLEKEHQSDIESSNTCTVQIDVDSESANGLRSCSEQREESEEHTENHGTEERVKSSYSESCAQDPPVLVGEEENIQKIENTGIEANVLCLESEISKNISEKGGDPLENQDQISGPSESEVKADICTDHPPNDLLTCSASEIEVQQPVPSLGELPENAESVVNEEKVIESPVVENIDHEDSTVKTEQLVDSPKVESSEGEIIQTGDKKSIESSEVQLLGHVETEDAKIIAMHDTSGDKNFKSIQDSENNLLENNAKLDRSLEEKTESLIEYPRSTELPNIYIEQIEKHFSEDNNEMIPMECDSFCSDQNESEIEPSVNADAKQLNEDSVEHSSQNNMSSSDPTNEKVETVSQPSESPIDMMDKAKKPRTRKSRFHSPSTTWSPNKDTAREKKRSQSPSPKRETGKESKKSRSPSPKKESARGRRKSRSQSPKKDITRERRGSQSRSPKRDSTREGKRSESLSPKRDSSRENRTSQSRVKDSSPREKSRSRSRERESDRDGPRRDRDRERRTRRWSRSKSRSRSPSRSRTKSKSSSFGRNDRDSYSPRWKERWTNDGWRCPRGNDRYRKNDPEKQNENTRKEKTDISPDADDPNSADKHRNDCPTWVTEKINSGPDPRTRNPEKSKDSHWEENRNENSGNSWNKNLGSGWMSNRGRGHRGRGTYRGSFAYTDQNENRWQNRKPLSGNSNSSGNESFKFVEQQPYKRKSEQEFSFDTPADRSGWTSASSWAVRKTLPADVQNYYSRRGRNSSGPQSSGWMRQEEETTEQDSNLKDQTNQQSDGSQLPINMMQPQMNVMQQQMNAQHQPMNIFPYPVGVHAPLMNIQRNPFNIHPQLPLHLHTGVPLMPVAAPTSVTQGLPPPPPPPPPSQVNYIASQPDGNQLQGIPSASHVSNNMSTPVLPAPTAAPGNMGTVQGPSSGNTSSSSHNKASNAAVKLAESKVSVTVEASADSSKTDKKLQIQEKAAQEVKLAIKPFYQNKDITKEEYKEIVRKAVDKVCHSKSGEVNSTKVANLVKAYVDKYKYSRKGSQKKTLEEPVSTEKNIG from the exons ACACTGGCTTCATGTCCTGTTGACCGAAAACCTTTTCAGGCAGTGTTTAAATTCAGTGCATTGGAAGGTTACGTTAAG GTTCAAGTAAAAAGACAGttgagagaaacaaaagaaaagaaaaatgaaagctctTTTAAGAAACAGCTCTCCTGTCATGAAAATTCTAAAAGCTGTATGAG AAAAAAAGTCATAAGAGAAGATCTATTAAGTGCAAAACTTTATGACTTGAAGATGATACATA GAAATGCTAAATACAGTGAaataggaggaaagaaaaatgcaACAATAAAGATAGATAAG CCTCGAAGATCAAATCAGTGTACAAGTCAGTGCTTCAGAAATTTTTTCTccaatatgttttcttctagtagtcaCACTGGAGAATCTTCTTTTACCTGTAGAGCTTACTG TACAGAATTTATAGAAGTCAATGAAATCAGTGCATTGATTAGGCAGAAGAGACAGGAACTGGAATTGTCATGGTTTCCTGATACATTACCTGGAATTGGAAG AATTGATTTTCTACCCTGGAATATTGAAACAGAAGTCCTTCCTCTCATCTCTTCAATGTTGCCAAGAGCTATTTTTCCAACAAGTACCATATCTTCAGAAAATTTTG GTACTTCTTGCAAGGGATATGCATTAGCACATACtcaagaaggagaggagaagaaacaaacttCTGGTGCATCAAACACCAGAGGATCAAGACGAAAACCTGCAGCAACAACTCCTACAAGGAGATCTACACGTAACACGAGAGCTGAAACAGTCAGTCAGTCTCAGAGATCCCCAGTATCTGATAATTCTGGGTGTGATATCCCAGATAACAGCAATCCATCTGTAAGTGTTTCCTCTTCAGCTGAGTCGGAAAAGCAAACAAGACAGGCTCCAAAACGGAAgtctataagaagaggaagaaaaccaCCTTTACTGAAAAAGAAACTTCGGAGCTCTGTACCTCCCCCTGAAAAATCATCTTCCAGTGATtccatagatgaagaaacagcagAATCTGACACACCACCTGTGTTAGAGAAAGAGCACCAATCAGATATAGAAAGTAGTAACACTTGTACTGTGCAGATAGATGTAGACAGTGAGTCTGCTAATGGCTTGAGAAGTTGTAGTgagcaaagagaagaaagtgaGGAACATACTGAGAACCATGGTACAGAAGAACGAGTGAAATCTTCATATTCTGAGTCTTGTGCCCAAGATCCTCCTGTGCTAGTTGGAGAGGAGGAGAACATTCAAAAAATTGAGAATACAGGTATAGAGGCTAATGTTTTGTGTTTAGAAAGTgagatttctaaaaatatttctgaaaaaggAGGTGATCCATTGGAAAATCAAGACCAAATATCTGGACCTTCAGAATCAGAGGTAAAAGCAGATATATGTACAGATCATCCTCCAAATGATCTTCTGACATGTTCAGCATCTGAAATTGAAGTACAGCAACCTGTACCAAGCCTGGGTGAGTTGCCTGAGAATGCAGAATCAGTGGTTAATGAAGAAAAAGTTATAGAGAGTCCTGTAGTAGAAAATATTGATCATGAAGATTCTACAGTAAAAACAGAGCAGCTTGTAGACAGCCCCAAAGTGGAATCTTCTGAGGGTGAAATTATACAAACAGGGGACAAAAAATCTATTGAGAGCTCAGAGGTTCAGTTGCTTGGGCATGTTGAAACTGAAGATGCAAAAATAATTGCAATGCATGATACTTCAGGGGATAAAAATTTCAAGAGCATTCAAGActctgaaaataatttattagaaaataatgcaaaattaGACAGATCTTTAGAAGAAAAGACTGAATCTCTGATTGAATATCCCAGATCTACAGAATTGCCTAATATATACATTGAACAGATTGAGAAGCATTTTAGTGAGGACAATAACGAAATGATACCTATGGAATGTGATTCATTTTGCAGTGACCAGAATGAATCTGAAATTGAACCGTCTGTAAATGCTGATGCTAAACAATTGAATGAAGATTCTGTGGAGCACAGTTCTCAAAATAACATGTCATCTTCTGATCCCACAAATGAAAAGGTTGAAACTGTATCTCAACCATCTGAAAGCCCAATAGATATGATGGATAAAGCCAAAAAGCCTCGTACTCGAAAATCTAGATTTCATTCCCCATCTACAACTTGGTCTCCCAACAAAGACACTGCACGAGAAAAGAAGCGGTCTCAGTCTCCGTCTCCCAAaagagaaactggaaaagaaagcaagaagtCTCGATCACCATCTCCCAAGAAAGAATCTGCAAGAGGACGGAGAAAATCTCGTTCTCAGTCTCCCAAAAAGGATATTACTAGAGAACGGAGGGGATCTCAGTCTCGATCTCCAAAAAGAGATAGCACTAGGgaaggcaaaagatctgaatcaCTCTCCCCAAAAAGAGACTCTTCTAGAGAGAACAGAACATCTCAGTCAAGAGTGAAAGATTCCTCCCCAAGGGAAAAATCCAGGTCCcggagcagagaaagagaaagtgataGAGATGGGCCGAGGAGAGATCGAGATAGAGAAAGGAGAACCAGAAGGTGGTCTAGGTCCAAATCTCGTTCTAGGTCACCATCAAGATCTAGAACAAAAAGCAAGAGTTCATCATTTGGTAGAAATGACAGAGATAGTTACTCTCCTCGGTGGAAGGAAAGATGGACAAATGATGGTTGGAGATGTCCACGGGGAAATGATCGGTACAGAAAGAATGACCCTGAGAAACAGAATGAAAATACAAGGAAGGAAAAAACTGACATCAGTCCAGATGCTGATGATCCAAATTCTGCTGACAAACATAGAAATGACTGTCCCACTTGggtaacagaaaaaataaattctggaCCTGATCCAAGGACCAGAAATCCAGAAAAGTCAAAAGATTCTCATtgggaagaaaatagaaatgaaaattcaggGAATTCTTGGAATAAAAACCTTGGTTCAGGTTGGATGTCTAACCGTGGTAGAGGTCACCGTGGCAGAGGCACTTACAGAGGCAGTTTTGCCTATACAGATCAAAACGAAAATCGGTGGCAAAACCGAAAACCCCTCTCAGGGAATTCAAATAGTTCAGGGAATGAGTCTTTCAAGTTTGTGGAACAGCAACCCTATAAACGCAAGAGTGAGCAAGAGTTCTCATTTGATACACCGGCAGATAGATCAGGGTGGACATCTGCTTCTAGTTGGGCTGTGAGAAAGACTCTACCAGCAGATGTCCAAAACTATTATTCACGACGAGGGAGGAATTCTTCAGGTCCACAGTCGTCCGGATGGATGAGACAAGAAGAGGAAACAACTGAACAGG attCTAACCTTAAAGACCAAACAAACCAACAAAGTGATGGTTCTCAGCTACCTATAAATATGATGCAACCACAAATGAATGTAATGCAGCAACAAATGAATGCACAACACCAGCCTATGAACATCTTCCCATATCCAGTGGGTGTTCATGCTCCTTTGATGAACATCCAACGTAATCCATTTAACATTCATCCTCAGCTACCCTTGCATCTGCACACGGGAGTGCCTCTCATGCCGGTAGCTGCTCCTACCAGTGTAACTCAGggactgccaccaccaccaccccctcccccaccatcccAAGTCAACTACATTGCTTCACAGCCAGATGGAAACCAATTGCAG GGTATTCCTAGTGCTTCTCATGTAAGTAATAACATGAGTACACCAGTCTTGCCTGCTccaacagcagccccaggaaatatGGGAACAGTTCAGGGACCAAGTTCTGGTAATACTTCTTCATCAAGTCACAACAAAGCCTCTAATGCTGCTGTAAAATTGGCAGAAAGCAAAGTAAGTGTTACAGTGGAAGCCAGCGCAGATAGCTCGAAGACAGACAAG AAATTGCAAATTCAAGAAAAAGCAGCACAGGAGGTAAAATTGGCCATTAAGccattttaccaaaataaagaTATCACCAAGGAAGAATATAAAGAGATTGTACGGAAAGCAGTAGATAAA GTTTGTCATAGTAAGAGTGGAGAAGTAAATTCTACTAAAGTGGCAAATCTGGTTAAAGCTTATGTAGACAAATACAAGTATTCACGGAAGGGAAGCCAAAAGAAAACTCTGGAAGAACCTGTTTCTACTGAAAAAAACATAGGCTGA
- the SCAF11 gene encoding protein SCAF11 isoform X2: protein MKKKTVYTVNVGDQEYEDMEGEENKDNTAPTGLLYSEADRCPICLNCLLEKEVGFPESCNHVFCMTCILKWAETLASCPVDRKPFQAVFKFSALEGYVKVQVKRQLRETKEKKNESSFKKQLSCHENSKSCMRKKVIREDLLSAKLYDLKMIHRNAKYSEIGGKKNATIKIDKPRRSNQCTSQCFRNFFSNMFSSSSHTGESSFTCRAYCTEFIEVNEISALIRQKRQELELSWFPDTLPGIGRIDFLPWNIETEVLPLISSMLPRAIFPTSTISSENFGTSCKGYALAHTQEGEEKKQTSGASNTRGSRRKPAATTPTRRSTRNTRAETVSQSQRSPVSDNSGCDIPDNSNPSVSVSSSAESEKQTRQAPKRKSIRRGRKPPLLKKKLRSSVPPPEKSSSSDSIDEETAESDTPPVLEKEHQSDIESSNTCTVQIDVDSESANGLRSCSEQREESEEHTENHGTEERVKSSYSESCAQDPPVLVGEEENIQKIENTGIEANVLCLESEISKNISEKGGDPLENQDQISGPSESEVKADICTDHPPNDLLTCSASEIEVQQPVPSLGELPENAESVVNEEKVIESPVVENIDHEDSTVKTEQLVDSPKVESSEGEIIQTGDKKSIESSEVQLLGHVETEDAKIIAMHDTSGDKNFKSIQDSENNLLENNAKLDRSLEEKTESLIEYPRSTELPNIYIEQIEKHFSEDNNEMIPMECDSFCSDQNESEIEPSVNADAKQLNEDSVEHSSQNNMSSSDPTNEKVETVSQPSESPIDMMDKAKKPRTRKSRFHSPSTTWSPNKDTAREKKRSQSPSPKRETGKESKKSRSPSPKKESARGRRKSRSQSPKKDITRERRGSQSRSPKRDSTREGKRSESLSPKRDSSRENRTSQSRVKDSSPREKSRSRSRERESDRDGPRRDRDRERRTRRWSRSKSRSRSPSRSRTKSKSSSFGRNDRDSYSPRWKERWTNDGWRCPRGNDRYRKNDPEKQNENTRKEKTDISPDADDPNSADKHRNDCPTWVTEKINSGPDPRTRNPEKSKDSHWEENRNENSGNSWNKNLGSGWMSNRGRGHRGRGTYRGSFAYTDQNENRWQNRKPLSGNSNSSGNESFKFVEQQPYKRKSEQEFSFDTPADRSGWTSASSWAVRKTLPADVQNYYSRRGRNSSGPQSSGWMRQEEETTEQDSNLKDQTNQQSDGSQLPINMMQPQMNVMQQQMNAQHQPMNIFPYPVGVHAPLMNIQRNPFNIHPQLPLHLHTGVPLMPVAAPTSVTQGLPPPPPPPPPSQVNYIASQPDGNQLQGIPSASHVSNNMSTPVLPAPTAAPGNMGTVQGPSSGNTSSSSHNKASNAAVKLAESKVSVTVEASADSSKTDKKLQIQEKAAQEVKLAIKPFYQNKDITKEEYKEIVRKAVDKVCHSKSGEVNSTKVANLVKAYVDKYKYSRKGSQKKTLEEPVSTEKNIG, encoded by the exons ACACTGGCTTCATGTCCTGTTGACCGAAAACCTTTTCAGGCAGTGTTTAAATTCAGTGCATTGGAAGGTTACGTTAAG GTTCAAGTAAAAAGACAGttgagagaaacaaaagaaaagaaaaatgaaagctctTTTAAGAAACAGCTCTCCTGTCATGAAAATTCTAAAAGCTGTATGAG AAAAAAAGTCATAAGAGAAGATCTATTAAGTGCAAAACTTTATGACTTGAAGATGATACATA GAAATGCTAAATACAGTGAaataggaggaaagaaaaatgcaACAATAAAGATAGATAAG CCTCGAAGATCAAATCAGTGTACAAGTCAGTGCTTCAGAAATTTTTTCTccaatatgttttcttctagtagtcaCACTGGAGAATCTTCTTTTACCTGTAGAGCTTACTG TACAGAATTTATAGAAGTCAATGAAATCAGTGCATTGATTAGGCAGAAGAGACAGGAACTGGAATTGTCATGGTTTCCTGATACATTACCTGGAATTGGAAG AATTGATTTTCTACCCTGGAATATTGAAACAGAAGTCCTTCCTCTCATCTCTTCAATGTTGCCAAGAGCTATTTTTCCAACAAGTACCATATCTTCAGAAAATTTTG GTACTTCTTGCAAGGGATATGCATTAGCACATACtcaagaaggagaggagaagaaacaaacttCTGGTGCATCAAACACCAGAGGATCAAGACGAAAACCTGCAGCAACAACTCCTACAAGGAGATCTACACGTAACACGAGAGCTGAAACAGTCAGTCAGTCTCAGAGATCCCCAGTATCTGATAATTCTGGGTGTGATATCCCAGATAACAGCAATCCATCTGTAAGTGTTTCCTCTTCAGCTGAGTCGGAAAAGCAAACAAGACAGGCTCCAAAACGGAAgtctataagaagaggaagaaaaccaCCTTTACTGAAAAAGAAACTTCGGAGCTCTGTACCTCCCCCTGAAAAATCATCTTCCAGTGATtccatagatgaagaaacagcagAATCTGACACACCACCTGTGTTAGAGAAAGAGCACCAATCAGATATAGAAAGTAGTAACACTTGTACTGTGCAGATAGATGTAGACAGTGAGTCTGCTAATGGCTTGAGAAGTTGTAGTgagcaaagagaagaaagtgaGGAACATACTGAGAACCATGGTACAGAAGAACGAGTGAAATCTTCATATTCTGAGTCTTGTGCCCAAGATCCTCCTGTGCTAGTTGGAGAGGAGGAGAACATTCAAAAAATTGAGAATACAGGTATAGAGGCTAATGTTTTGTGTTTAGAAAGTgagatttctaaaaatatttctgaaaaaggAGGTGATCCATTGGAAAATCAAGACCAAATATCTGGACCTTCAGAATCAGAGGTAAAAGCAGATATATGTACAGATCATCCTCCAAATGATCTTCTGACATGTTCAGCATCTGAAATTGAAGTACAGCAACCTGTACCAAGCCTGGGTGAGTTGCCTGAGAATGCAGAATCAGTGGTTAATGAAGAAAAAGTTATAGAGAGTCCTGTAGTAGAAAATATTGATCATGAAGATTCTACAGTAAAAACAGAGCAGCTTGTAGACAGCCCCAAAGTGGAATCTTCTGAGGGTGAAATTATACAAACAGGGGACAAAAAATCTATTGAGAGCTCAGAGGTTCAGTTGCTTGGGCATGTTGAAACTGAAGATGCAAAAATAATTGCAATGCATGATACTTCAGGGGATAAAAATTTCAAGAGCATTCAAGActctgaaaataatttattagaaaataatgcaaaattaGACAGATCTTTAGAAGAAAAGACTGAATCTCTGATTGAATATCCCAGATCTACAGAATTGCCTAATATATACATTGAACAGATTGAGAAGCATTTTAGTGAGGACAATAACGAAATGATACCTATGGAATGTGATTCATTTTGCAGTGACCAGAATGAATCTGAAATTGAACCGTCTGTAAATGCTGATGCTAAACAATTGAATGAAGATTCTGTGGAGCACAGTTCTCAAAATAACATGTCATCTTCTGATCCCACAAATGAAAAGGTTGAAACTGTATCTCAACCATCTGAAAGCCCAATAGATATGATGGATAAAGCCAAAAAGCCTCGTACTCGAAAATCTAGATTTCATTCCCCATCTACAACTTGGTCTCCCAACAAAGACACTGCACGAGAAAAGAAGCGGTCTCAGTCTCCGTCTCCCAAaagagaaactggaaaagaaagcaagaagtCTCGATCACCATCTCCCAAGAAAGAATCTGCAAGAGGACGGAGAAAATCTCGTTCTCAGTCTCCCAAAAAGGATATTACTAGAGAACGGAGGGGATCTCAGTCTCGATCTCCAAAAAGAGATAGCACTAGGgaaggcaaaagatctgaatcaCTCTCCCCAAAAAGAGACTCTTCTAGAGAGAACAGAACATCTCAGTCAAGAGTGAAAGATTCCTCCCCAAGGGAAAAATCCAGGTCCcggagcagagaaagagaaagtgataGAGATGGGCCGAGGAGAGATCGAGATAGAGAAAGGAGAACCAGAAGGTGGTCTAGGTCCAAATCTCGTTCTAGGTCACCATCAAGATCTAGAACAAAAAGCAAGAGTTCATCATTTGGTAGAAATGACAGAGATAGTTACTCTCCTCGGTGGAAGGAAAGATGGACAAATGATGGTTGGAGATGTCCACGGGGAAATGATCGGTACAGAAAGAATGACCCTGAGAAACAGAATGAAAATACAAGGAAGGAAAAAACTGACATCAGTCCAGATGCTGATGATCCAAATTCTGCTGACAAACATAGAAATGACTGTCCCACTTGggtaacagaaaaaataaattctggaCCTGATCCAAGGACCAGAAATCCAGAAAAGTCAAAAGATTCTCATtgggaagaaaatagaaatgaaaattcaggGAATTCTTGGAATAAAAACCTTGGTTCAGGTTGGATGTCTAACCGTGGTAGAGGTCACCGTGGCAGAGGCACTTACAGAGGCAGTTTTGCCTATACAGATCAAAACGAAAATCGGTGGCAAAACCGAAAACCCCTCTCAGGGAATTCAAATAGTTCAGGGAATGAGTCTTTCAAGTTTGTGGAACAGCAACCCTATAAACGCAAGAGTGAGCAAGAGTTCTCATTTGATACACCGGCAGATAGATCAGGGTGGACATCTGCTTCTAGTTGGGCTGTGAGAAAGACTCTACCAGCAGATGTCCAAAACTATTATTCACGACGAGGGAGGAATTCTTCAGGTCCACAGTCGTCCGGATGGATGAGACAAGAAGAGGAAACAACTGAACAGG attCTAACCTTAAAGACCAAACAAACCAACAAAGTGATGGTTCTCAGCTACCTATAAATATGATGCAACCACAAATGAATGTAATGCAGCAACAAATGAATGCACAACACCAGCCTATGAACATCTTCCCATATCCAGTGGGTGTTCATGCTCCTTTGATGAACATCCAACGTAATCCATTTAACATTCATCCTCAGCTACCCTTGCATCTGCACACGGGAGTGCCTCTCATGCCGGTAGCTGCTCCTACCAGTGTAACTCAGggactgccaccaccaccaccccctcccccaccatcccAAGTCAACTACATTGCTTCACAGCCAGATGGAAACCAATTGCAG GGTATTCCTAGTGCTTCTCATGTAAGTAATAACATGAGTACACCAGTCTTGCCTGCTccaacagcagccccaggaaatatGGGAACAGTTCAGGGACCAAGTTCTGGTAATACTTCTTCATCAAGTCACAACAAAGCCTCTAATGCTGCTGTAAAATTGGCAGAAAGCAAAGTAAGTGTTACAGTGGAAGCCAGCGCAGATAGCTCGAAGACAGACAAG AAATTGCAAATTCAAGAAAAAGCAGCACAGGAGGTAAAATTGGCCATTAAGccattttaccaaaataaagaTATCACCAAGGAAGAATATAAAGAGATTGTACGGAAAGCAGTAGATAAA GTTTGTCATAGTAAGAGTGGAGAAGTAAATTCTACTAAAGTGGCAAATCTGGTTAAAGCTTATGTAGACAAATACAAGTATTCACGGAAGGGAAGCCAAAAGAAAACTCTGGAAGAACCTGTTTCTACTGAAAAAAACATAGGCTGA